The proteins below come from a single Oxyura jamaicensis isolate SHBP4307 breed ruddy duck chromosome 1, BPBGC_Ojam_1.0, whole genome shotgun sequence genomic window:
- the RAB20 gene encoding ras-related protein Rab-20, with protein sequence MKKPDGKVVLLGDMNVGKTSLLHRYMERRFQDTVSTVGGAFYLKQWGPYNISIWDTAGREQFHGLGSMYCRGAAAVILTYDVNSLQSLMELEDRFLALTDSASADCIFAIVGNKVDLTDDCALPPDENRSEKSVASCGAKVRKQVRAEDAIALYKKILKYKMLDEKDVPAAEKMCFETSAKTGYKVDYLFETVFEMVVPIIVRQKAEGPPQTVDITDYKPAKRTKSGCCA encoded by the exons ATGAAGAAGCCGGACGGGaaggtggtgctgctgggggacatGAACGTGGGCAAGACCTCGCTGCTGCACCGCTACATGGAGCGGCGCTTCCAGGACACCGTCAGCACCGTCGGCGGCGCCTTCTACCTGAAGCAGTGGGGGCCCTACAACATCTCCATCTGGGACACGGCAG GACGGGAGCAGTTTCATGGCCTTGGGTCCATGTactgcagaggagcagctgcCGTGATCCTCACGTATGATGTGAACAGCCTCCAAAGCCTGATGGAGCTGGAAGACAGATTCTTGGCGCTGACGGACAGTGCAAGTGCTGACTGCATTTTTGCTATTGTTGGAAATAAAGTTGACCTCACTGATGACTGTGCTTTGCCACCGGATGAAAATAGATCTGAAAAGTCTGTTGCCAGCTGTGGCGCAAAGGTGCGAAAACAAGTCCGTGCAGAGGATGCGATTGCGCTCTATAAGAAgatactgaaatacaaaatgctaGATGAGAAAGATGTTCCAGCCGCTGAGAAAATGTGCTTTGAGACCAGTGCAAAAACAGGATATAAGGTGGACTACCTGTTCGAAACTGTGTTTGAGATGGTAGTGCCAATAATTGTAAGGCAGAAAGCTGAGGGGCCACCGCAAACTGTAGACATTACTGACTACAAGCCAGCAAAAAGGACAAAATCTGGTTGTTGTGCCTGA